In one window of Qipengyuania profundimaris DNA:
- a CDS encoding Bax inhibitor-1/YccA family protein, with protein MANWNDNTEQRQGFGSVPRAGDAVTRQETFDAGLRKHMLSIYNYMASGVLWTGIVALLTAQSGLALTFASGPLMWIVALSPLAIVFAMSFGVNKFSQGTLQAMFWGFATLMGLSLSTIFLVYTGESIAATFFATAGAFAGLSLFGYTTKKDLSGFGTFLVMGVIGLLIAMVINIFLQSSTLALAVSFLGVLIFAGLTAYDTQRLKREYQYLRGTEFAGKAIIMGALSLYLDFINMFLFLLRFMGSRE; from the coding sequence ATGGCCAATTGGAACGACAACACCGAGCAGCGGCAGGGCTTCGGCTCCGTGCCCCGCGCGGGCGATGCCGTTACCCGGCAGGAAACCTTCGACGCAGGGCTGCGCAAGCACATGCTGTCGATTTACAATTACATGGCGTCGGGTGTGCTGTGGACCGGCATCGTGGCGCTGCTGACCGCGCAGTCGGGCCTCGCTCTGACCTTTGCGAGCGGCCCGCTGATGTGGATCGTCGCGCTGTCGCCGCTGGCCATCGTCTTCGCGATGAGCTTCGGCGTGAACAAGTTCTCGCAGGGCACGCTGCAGGCGATGTTCTGGGGTTTTGCCACGCTGATGGGCCTGTCGCTCTCGACGATCTTCCTCGTCTATACCGGGGAGAGTATCGCGGCGACCTTCTTCGCCACCGCAGGCGCTTTCGCGGGCCTCAGCCTGTTCGGTTACACCACGAAAAAGGACCTGTCGGGCTTCGGTACGTTCCTGGTGATGGGTGTGATCGGCCTACTGATCGCGATGGTCATCAACATCTTCCTGCAGTCGAGCACGCTGGCACTGGCAGTAAGCTTCCTCGGTGTGCTGATCTTCGCGGGCCTCACCGCCTACGATACGCAGCGCCTGAAGCGCGAGTACCAGTATCTGCGCGGTACCGAGTTCGCCGGTAAGGCGATCATCATGGGCGCGCTGAGCCTCTATCTCGACTTCATCAACATGTTCCTGTTCCTCCTGCGGTTCATGGGCAGCCGCGAGTGA
- a CDS encoding LPXTG cell wall anchor domain-containing protein: protein MPTFRLPLTALMLSLSAPAMAQSAQDFSLPPGPTPTASPRAQGPVDEESSVVPVAPRVINTARPTPRATATPTPTPTPTPTSSGTATPPRSVTSPRPTPMPRPVETVPVSPRIPAPEEPVQDFPPVQPTDGTSPIPAPPAAQDVQQPSDEAEIAGAEEIAAEDTDWTWLAILAAALAAIGAGLFFWKRRQTSAPAPQIERPVVASVPKANAATAADALTVRLTAEKLTRSAMFATLKYRLTLVNRTDAALSDVTVGVDLVSASAASPMEQQVATAETSLEPKHTLARIAPRQNVAVQGQVQLPLSTAQVIMQGRHPLLVPLMRVRVDGAGEGALVKTFVVGQGQPDGGRVQPFRLDEPPRSYAPIAQRELA from the coding sequence ATGCCGACTTTTCGCCTGCCCCTGACTGCCCTGATGCTGAGCCTTTCCGCGCCTGCGATGGCGCAATCGGCGCAGGATTTCTCGCTCCCGCCGGGGCCGACACCGACGGCGAGCCCGCGCGCGCAGGGCCCGGTCGATGAAGAGAGCAGCGTGGTTCCGGTCGCCCCTCGGGTGATAAATACGGCGCGCCCGACACCGAGGGCGACTGCTACTCCGACGCCGACGCCGACCCCAACCCCCACGTCGAGCGGCACAGCGACGCCGCCGCGTAGCGTGACGAGCCCGCGACCCACGCCGATGCCACGCCCGGTCGAGACGGTTCCGGTATCGCCGCGTATCCCGGCGCCGGAAGAGCCGGTGCAGGATTTCCCGCCGGTCCAGCCCACGGACGGCACGTCGCCCATTCCCGCGCCGCCCGCCGCGCAGGATGTCCAGCAGCCGTCGGACGAGGCGGAGATTGCAGGTGCTGAAGAAATCGCAGCCGAAGACACCGACTGGACGTGGCTGGCGATCCTTGCCGCTGCGCTTGCCGCGATTGGCGCCGGATTGTTTTTCTGGAAGCGCCGCCAGACAAGCGCGCCTGCTCCGCAGATCGAGCGGCCCGTCGTTGCGTCGGTGCCGAAAGCCAATGCGGCCACGGCAGCCGATGCTCTGACCGTCCGGCTGACCGCGGAAAAGCTCACGCGCAGTGCCATGTTCGCGACACTCAAATATCGCCTGACGCTGGTCAATCGCACCGATGCGGCGCTGAGCGATGTGACTGTGGGCGTCGATTTGGTGTCCGCCAGCGCGGCAAGCCCTATGGAGCAGCAGGTGGCGACCGCCGAAACCAGCCTCGAGCCGAAACACACGCTGGCCCGCATCGCGCCGCGCCAGAATGTAGCGGTCCAAGGTCAGGTCCAGCTGCCGCTGTCGACCGCGCAGGTCATCATGCAGGGCCGCCACCCTCTGCTCGTGCCGCTTATGCGCGTGCGGGTCGATGGCGCGGGCGAGGGGGCGCTGGTTAAGACCTTCGTGGTCGGCCAGGGCCAGCCCGATGGCGGCCGGGTCCAGCCCTTCCGCCTCGACGAGCCGCCGCGCAGTTATGCCCCGATCGCCCAGCGCGAACTGGCCTGA
- a CDS encoding mechanosensitive ion channel family protein, with protein sequence MDVQGTAAPTATPSPEPTPVEQAWSLAEDAPEETSVAAAEGIREAVSSKSETAGTILDTLDAFALSFGDFRVSVFDILIVVTVIFGVLALAWFISKLAKRGVRRITRLDDTQQLLVEKIVTIVVWAAAFFLGIDLLGIDLTALAVFSGAFGLAIGFGLQKTFGNLIAGIILLMDKSIKPGDVIAVADMAGNETFGQIRKIGVRAVSVTTRDQREYLIPNENLMINQVENWSYSSKNVRMQVAVGVSYEADMDLAEKLMLEAASQCDRVLKAPPPTVWMSEYGDNSVNFVIHCWIDDPEEGVGNVRSAVLKKLWWLFKENGVEIPFPQRDIHLRSSDQLDRIFAQFADQKSNASSVAKE encoded by the coding sequence ATAGACGTGCAAGGCACAGCCGCCCCGACAGCGACGCCCTCGCCAGAGCCTACCCCGGTCGAACAGGCGTGGAGCCTGGCCGAAGACGCGCCGGAAGAAACCTCCGTCGCCGCTGCCGAGGGCATTCGCGAAGCGGTCAGCTCGAAAAGCGAAACCGCAGGTACGATCCTCGATACGCTCGACGCATTCGCGCTGAGCTTCGGTGATTTCCGCGTGTCGGTGTTCGACATCCTGATCGTCGTCACGGTGATCTTCGGCGTCCTCGCGCTGGCGTGGTTCATCAGCAAGCTGGCCAAGCGCGGCGTGCGCCGGATCACCAGGCTCGACGATACGCAGCAATTACTGGTCGAGAAGATCGTCACCATCGTGGTCTGGGCGGCGGCGTTCTTCCTCGGGATCGACCTTCTGGGCATCGACCTTACCGCGCTGGCGGTGTTCTCCGGCGCCTTCGGCCTCGCGATCGGTTTCGGCCTGCAGAAGACCTTCGGTAACCTGATCGCCGGGATCATCCTGTTGATGGACAAGTCCATCAAGCCCGGCGACGTTATCGCCGTGGCGGATATGGCGGGCAACGAAACCTTCGGGCAGATCCGCAAGATCGGGGTGCGCGCCGTTTCCGTGACGACCCGCGACCAGCGCGAATATCTGATCCCTAACGAGAACCTGATGATCAATCAGGTCGAAAACTGGTCCTACTCCAGCAAGAACGTGCGCATGCAGGTTGCTGTCGGTGTCAGCTACGAGGCCGATATGGACCTTGCCGAAAAGCTGATGCTCGAAGCGGCCTCGCAATGCGATCGCGTGCTAAAAGCTCCGCCGCCGACGGTGTGGATGAGCGAATACGGCGATAATTCTGTCAATTTCGTGATCCACTGCTGGATCGACGATCCCGAGGAAGGGGTGGGCAACGTCCGCTCGGCCGTGTTGAAGAAGCTGTGGTGGCTGTTCAAGGAGAACGGCGTCGAAATCCCGTTCCCGCAGCGCGACATCCATTTGCGCAGCAGCGACCAGCTCGACCGCATTTTCGCGCAGTTTGCCGATCAGAAATCCAACGCCTCATCGGTTGCGAAAGAATAG
- a CDS encoding DUF1499 domain-containing protein has product MAEHNETDATTHDDTATTTSSETAATQKPRRVWRKSLPKWSLWLSLAVLVWFALAAFGPKIGIIPWQTGLGFMIREAGVILLLVASIFAIVALAFAFFKTPRGPWWKAAIGLAIPAILFMGLATIRSQAESVPPIHDVSTDLRDPPEFSPRTMTLRGEMGANPINDYGTPLGELEMWADSDDAALKAKNHADLIAENYDNLDPIVIGNRTDEEAFDAIVAAMGEIGLTDVRRVSGMNSVEGVAETFAFGFKDDVVARVQDGQIDLRSVSRVGVSDLGYNADRLEDLREAIIDRLGA; this is encoded by the coding sequence ATGGCCGAGCATAACGAGACCGACGCGACCACTCACGACGACACCGCGACCACCACCTCAAGCGAGACAGCCGCGACGCAGAAGCCGCGCCGCGTCTGGCGCAAGAGCCTGCCGAAATGGTCGCTGTGGCTATCGCTGGCGGTGCTCGTGTGGTTCGCCCTCGCCGCTTTCGGACCGAAGATCGGGATCATCCCCTGGCAGACCGGCCTCGGCTTCATGATCCGCGAGGCGGGCGTGATCCTGCTACTCGTCGCGTCGATCTTCGCGATCGTCGCGCTGGCATTCGCCTTCTTCAAAACGCCGCGCGGCCCGTGGTGGAAGGCCGCCATCGGCCTCGCCATTCCGGCAATCCTGTTCATGGGTCTCGCCACTATCCGCAGTCAGGCGGAGAGCGTTCCGCCGATCCACGACGTCTCCACCGACTTGCGCGACCCGCCCGAATTCTCGCCCCGCACCATGACCCTGCGCGGCGAAATGGGTGCCAATCCGATCAATGATTACGGTACTCCCCTCGGCGAGCTGGAGATGTGGGCGGACAGCGATGACGCAGCGCTCAAGGCGAAGAACCACGCCGACCTGATTGCCGAGAATTACGACAATCTCGATCCCATCGTAATCGGCAACCGCACGGACGAGGAAGCCTTCGATGCGATCGTGGCCGCTATGGGCGAGATCGGCCTGACGGACGTGCGCCGCGTGTCGGGTATGAACTCGGTCGAAGGCGTGGCGGAGACCTTCGCCTTCGGTTTCAAGGACGATGTGGTCGCACGCGTGCAGGACGGCCAGATCGACCTGCGCTCGGTCAGCCGAGTCGGGGTCTCCGATCTCGGCTACAATGCCGACCGGCTGGAGGATTTGCGCGAAGCGATCATCGACCGGCTGGGCGCGTAA
- the metC gene encoding cystathionine beta-lyase produces the protein MANSRNDAKPATRLVTAGRSGEFADRVVNPPVWRASTHLYENCAALRAGPKSNADGKFFYGRRGAPTQWALSEALTELEPGAAGTVLYPSGVAAIVGALMAVLRTGDVLLVTDNAYDPTRSTAMGVLKQFGVEHRFFDPLDLDGFRAAFCDKTRAVMLEVPGSLTMEICDIPALAAIAREQGAVSLIDNTWATSLGFPALQHGCDIAITSLTKHVGGHSDLMMGAASAGERWYRRLRITAQQLGHVVSPDDAALALRGLRTMKLRLDQESASALMIAEWLAARDEVAHVLCPMLPGAPGHELWQRDFTGGCGLLSFVIAGRDDAARCRLVDTLDLFGIGYSWGGYESLALPFDVEPVRSCMDWPKAGWGLEDRHAVRLSIGLEDPADLIADLERGFAAMNEG, from the coding sequence ATGGCGAATAGTCGCAACGATGCTAAGCCTGCCACGCGACTGGTCACGGCAGGCCGCTCGGGCGAGTTTGCGGACCGGGTCGTCAACCCGCCCGTCTGGCGCGCCAGCACGCATCTATACGAAAACTGCGCAGCGCTGCGGGCCGGGCCGAAGAGCAATGCCGACGGAAAATTCTTCTACGGCCGCCGCGGCGCACCCACGCAATGGGCGCTGAGCGAGGCGCTGACCGAGCTCGAGCCGGGCGCGGCCGGAACGGTGCTCTATCCCAGCGGCGTCGCGGCGATTGTCGGCGCGCTGATGGCGGTGCTGCGCACCGGCGACGTGCTGCTGGTGACGGACAATGCCTACGATCCCACGCGCAGCACGGCGATGGGTGTTTTGAAGCAGTTCGGCGTGGAGCACCGCTTCTTCGACCCGCTCGACCTCGACGGTTTTCGCGCCGCGTTCTGCGACAAGACCCGCGCGGTCATGCTGGAAGTGCCCGGCAGCCTCACCATGGAGATTTGCGACATCCCGGCGCTTGCCGCGATCGCGCGCGAGCAGGGCGCGGTCAGCCTGATCGACAACACCTGGGCCACCTCGCTCGGCTTCCCGGCGCTGCAGCATGGCTGCGACATCGCCATCACCTCGCTGACCAAGCATGTCGGCGGCCATTCGGACCTGATGATGGGCGCTGCCAGTGCGGGCGAGCGCTGGTATCGCCGCCTGCGGATCACCGCTCAGCAGCTGGGCCATGTCGTCTCGCCCGACGATGCGGCGCTCGCGCTGCGAGGCCTCCGGACGATGAAACTGCGGTTGGATCAGGAAAGTGCCAGTGCGCTCATGATTGCCGAATGGCTCGCGGCGCGTGACGAGGTGGCCCATGTCCTGTGCCCCATGCTGCCGGGCGCGCCAGGCCATGAGCTCTGGCAGCGCGACTTCACCGGCGGCTGCGGCCTGCTGAGCTTCGTGATTGCTGGCCGCGACGATGCCGCGCGCTGCCGACTCGTCGATACGCTCGATCTGTTCGGCATCGGCTATAGCTGGGGCGGCTACGAGAGCCTCGCCCTGCCGTTCGACGTCGAACCCGTGCGCAGCTGCATGGACTGGCCGAAAGCGGGTTGGGGGCTTGAGGATCGCCACGCAGTGCGGCTATCGATCGGTCTCGAAGACCCAGCCGACCTCATCGCCGACCTAGAACGCGGCTTTGCGGCGATGAACGAAGGATAG
- the queF gene encoding preQ(1) synthase encodes MRGMSDTHSPRFLGENSPLPGSPEEADLDYVPNPRAGELYLVRFAAPEFTSLCPVTGQPDFAHLVIDYAPGETIVESKSLKLFLGSFRNHNGFHEDVTVGIGKRLFDEMRPKWLRIGGYWYPRGGIPIDVFWQSGAPPADLWLPDQGVASYRGRG; translated from the coding sequence ATGCGCGGCATGAGCGACACACATAGCCCCCGGTTCCTCGGCGAGAACAGCCCGCTGCCGGGTTCGCCCGAAGAAGCGGACCTCGACTACGTGCCGAACCCGCGCGCCGGTGAGCTCTACCTCGTACGGTTCGCCGCGCCCGAGTTCACCTCACTGTGCCCGGTGACCGGCCAGCCGGATTTCGCACATTTGGTGATCGATTATGCGCCGGGCGAAACGATCGTGGAATCGAAGAGCCTGAAGCTTTTCCTCGGCTCCTTCCGCAATCACAACGGTTTTCACGAGGATGTCACCGTGGGGATCGGCAAGCGCCTGTTCGACGAGATGCGCCCCAAGTGGCTGCGGATCGGCGGCTACTGGTATCCGCGCGGCGGCATTCCGATCGATGTATTCTGGCAGAGCGGCGCGCCGCCTGCCGACCTTTGGCTGCCCGACCAGGGCGTCGCATCCTACAGGGGGAGAGGCTGA
- a CDS encoding NAD(P)/FAD-dependent oxidoreductase, whose product MISRADPVLLLVGAGHAHLGVIDDWRKHGPPRARTLLVEPLDAMLYSGMVPGWIAGEYRASELAIPLTPLVEEAGLKWHRARLVRIDPRKRIAYLDNGETLAFDICSIATGGAGQASDVLGADERLLDIRPLGGFIGRWQSLREAEPHQRRIAVVGGGAGGVELAFGFRNSSHWRDCGVTLVTGVGGLLPDHATAVRERVARELEAQGVAVMREDAVIRDGALMAGDRSLEPLDLIAAAIGSGAPDWPTASGLPVDEDGFVQVDEHQRVCGFEHILAAGDVARRTDRSVPHSGVHAVYTGPVLAKNLRRLLGGKPPRRSYSPRFMDFYLLNTCRGEAIASYRWFGLQSRWMRRVKDWLDTRWIRRFTRPAGR is encoded by the coding sequence ATGATTTCGCGCGCCGATCCCGTTCTCCTGCTCGTCGGCGCGGGCCACGCGCATCTCGGGGTAATCGACGACTGGCGCAAGCACGGCCCACCACGCGCACGCACGCTGCTGGTCGAGCCGCTCGACGCGATGCTCTATTCGGGCATGGTGCCGGGTTGGATCGCGGGCGAATATCGCGCCAGTGAACTGGCTATCCCACTGACACCGCTGGTCGAAGAGGCGGGCCTGAAATGGCATCGGGCGCGCCTTGTCCGGATCGATCCGCGCAAGCGCATCGCCTACCTCGACAATGGCGAGACGCTGGCGTTCGACATCTGCTCCATCGCGACCGGAGGTGCGGGGCAGGCGAGCGACGTTCTGGGTGCGGACGAGCGCCTGCTCGACATCCGCCCGCTCGGCGGTTTCATCGGCCGCTGGCAGTCTCTTCGTGAGGCCGAGCCGCACCAGCGCCGGATCGCAGTCGTCGGCGGGGGTGCAGGCGGTGTGGAGCTGGCCTTCGGCTTTCGCAATTCGAGCCATTGGCGCGATTGCGGCGTCACTCTCGTGACCGGGGTCGGAGGTTTATTGCCCGATCACGCTACTGCTGTGCGCGAGCGCGTAGCTCGGGAACTGGAAGCACAGGGCGTCGCGGTGATGCGCGAAGATGCGGTGATCCGCGATGGCGCGCTGATGGCAGGCGACCGTTCGCTCGAGCCGCTCGACCTGATCGCAGCCGCAATCGGCAGCGGCGCGCCTGACTGGCCCACCGCCAGCGGCTTGCCGGTCGATGAGGACGGCTTCGTGCAGGTCGACGAACATCAGCGGGTCTGCGGATTCGAACATATCCTTGCCGCAGGCGATGTCGCACGAAGGACCGACAGGAGCGTGCCGCATTCGGGCGTCCATGCCGTTTACACCGGGCCGGTGCTGGCCAAAAACCTTCGGCGCCTGCTGGGCGGCAAGCCGCCGCGCCGCAGCTACAGCCCGCGTTTCATGGACTTCTACCTGCTCAACACCTGTCGCGGCGAAGCGATCGCCAGCTACCGGTGGTTCGGCCTGCAATCACGCTGGATGCGGCGGGTGAAGGACTGGCTCGACACCCGCTGGATCAGGCGATTTACGCGCCCAGCCGGTCGATGA
- the cobA gene encoding uroporphyrinogen-III C-methyltransferase, translating to MAQTGTIYLVGAGPGDPDLLTIRAARLIERARVIVHDGLVDPAILAIAREDSELICVAKRRSHHTMPQSDISDLLVRLARSGEDVVRLKGGDPFVFGRGGEEAEVARAAGVPVEIVPGISAANGAAAAAQIPLTHRDASSIVSFVAGQCKGLKDQDWAGLAGKGRTLVIYMGVKTAPQIAEKLMEEGLAPDMPVAVIENGTRPEMRVLRGLLAGLPDLVERESVVSPALIVIGEVTARDAATLAKQAQEAAR from the coding sequence ATGGCACAGACCGGAACCATTTATCTCGTCGGCGCGGGGCCGGGTGATCCCGACCTCCTGACGATCCGCGCCGCAAGGCTGATCGAACGTGCGCGCGTGATCGTGCATGATGGCCTCGTCGATCCTGCAATCCTTGCCATCGCGCGCGAGGATTCGGAATTGATCTGTGTGGCCAAGCGCCGCTCGCACCACACCATGCCGCAGAGCGACATCAGTGATTTGCTGGTGCGCCTCGCGCGCTCGGGCGAGGATGTCGTGCGCCTCAAGGGCGGCGATCCCTTCGTGTTCGGTCGCGGCGGCGAGGAAGCCGAAGTTGCTCGCGCCGCCGGTGTTCCCGTCGAGATCGTGCCCGGCATCAGCGCTGCGAATGGCGCAGCGGCTGCGGCGCAGATCCCGCTGACCCATCGCGATGCTTCCAGCATCGTCAGCTTCGTCGCGGGCCAGTGCAAAGGGCTGAAGGATCAGGACTGGGCGGGGCTCGCCGGCAAGGGCCGCACGCTGGTGATTTACATGGGCGTGAAGACCGCGCCGCAGATCGCCGAGAAGCTGATGGAAGAGGGGCTCGCTCCCGACATGCCGGTTGCGGTGATCGAGAACGGGACGCGGCCAGAGATGCGCGTATTGCGCGGATTGCTCGCCGGGCTGCCCGACTTGGTCGAGCGCGAGAGCGTCGTCAGCCCTGCGCTGATTGTTATCGGCGAGGTTACCGCCCGCGATGCCGCGACGCTGGCGAAGCAGGCACAGGAGGCTGCACGATGA
- a CDS encoding DUF2849 domain-containing protein — translation MRLLTGNDLKTGAVTWWTGSDWSIHVEDAVDVTGSEDETARREEAARRVNAPYAIDAEMQDGVPRPTHIKERVRTLGPTVRPDLTLKPAEPDLGNWVI, via the coding sequence ATGAGGTTGCTGACCGGAAACGATCTCAAGACCGGCGCGGTCACCTGGTGGACCGGCAGCGACTGGTCGATCCACGTTGAAGACGCCGTCGACGTCACCGGCAGCGAGGACGAGACCGCACGCCGCGAAGAAGCCGCGCGCCGCGTCAATGCGCCCTATGCCATCGATGCGGAGATGCAGGACGGCGTTCCCCGCCCGACGCATATCAAGGAGCGCGTCCGCACGCTCGGGCCCACCGTGCGCCCCGACCTGACCCTCAAACCCGCCGAGCCCGATCTCGGCAACTGGGTGATCTGA
- a CDS encoding sulfurtransferase, whose product MDRLVSTDWLAQHRKDADLVVLDATMHLPDSGRDARAEYLAAHIPSARFLGLASFIDESSEVPKALPTADQFAARMSVLGIEPGSRIVLYDDSAIKSAARAWFIFDHYGMEQIAILDGGLAKWRAEDRATSEGDEACDPVDFPLTTPRRSVRSKAEMLANCATREEQVVDARDAARFAGSLDSGSEGHIPGAANLHFPRLFREDGTWKGAPALRAEFEEAGLDLDRSVVASCNSGMTACVLLFGMGLAGKNDAALYDGSWMEWGSDPATPKESGAHGE is encoded by the coding sequence ATGGATCGCCTCGTTTCGACCGACTGGTTAGCCCAGCACCGCAAGGACGCGGACCTCGTCGTGCTGGATGCGACAATGCACCTGCCGGACAGCGGCCGCGATGCGCGGGCCGAATATCTTGCAGCGCACATTCCGAGCGCGCGTTTCCTCGGCCTTGCGAGCTTTATCGACGAGAGCTCCGAGGTGCCGAAAGCGCTGCCTACCGCCGATCAGTTCGCCGCGCGCATGAGCGTACTGGGTATCGAGCCCGGAAGCCGCATCGTCTTATATGACGACAGCGCGATTAAAAGCGCAGCGCGCGCGTGGTTCATCTTCGACCACTACGGCATGGAACAGATCGCGATCCTCGATGGCGGCTTGGCGAAATGGAGGGCGGAGGATCGCGCCACCTCCGAAGGTGACGAAGCATGCGACCCGGTCGACTTCCCACTTACGACGCCGCGACGGTCGGTACGGAGCAAGGCGGAAATGCTCGCCAATTGCGCCACCCGCGAGGAGCAAGTCGTCGATGCCCGCGATGCTGCGCGCTTTGCCGGTTCACTGGACAGTGGTTCGGAGGGGCACATTCCCGGTGCGGCAAACCTGCACTTCCCGCGACTGTTTCGTGAGGACGGCACGTGGAAAGGCGCGCCAGCCCTCCGCGCCGAGTTCGAAGAGGCAGGTCTAGACCTGGATCGATCGGTTGTCGCTAGCTGCAACAGCGGCATGACCGCCTGCGTCCTGCTGTTCGGCATGGGGCTTGCGGGGAAGAACGACGCCGCGCTCTACGACGGCAGCTGGATGGAGTGGGGCAGCGATCCCGCCACCCCGAAGGAAAGCGGTGCTCATGGCGAATAG